One stretch of Hydrogenovibrio kuenenii DSM 12350 DNA includes these proteins:
- a CDS encoding DsrE family protein, with protein sequence MFRIFYKWFIACLFTFSFITSASAAAPTILSVQHKHDIKVVYDVNQSNMEAGIGQALYYVRGLLEAYKGQGIPMKQLHISVVVHGAAGYWLLKDPKYQDYVGNPFDVNPNDKVVRELVDHGVSVEICHVTMKAHHWKPEDILPEVKIVYDAYTRIIDLQMQGYAYVKFSE encoded by the coding sequence ATGTTTAGAATATTCTATAAATGGTTCATTGCTTGTCTGTTCACATTCAGCTTTATCACCAGTGCTTCCGCCGCTGCCCCGACAATCCTCTCGGTTCAACACAAACACGACATCAAAGTGGTTTACGATGTCAATCAAAGCAATATGGAAGCGGGTATTGGTCAGGCTTTGTATTATGTTCGTGGTTTGTTGGAAGCCTATAAAGGGCAGGGTATTCCAATGAAGCAATTGCATATAAGTGTTGTGGTGCATGGTGCGGCAGGCTATTGGTTGCTGAAAGACCCGAAATACCAGGATTATGTTGGGAATCCGTTTGATGTGAACCCTAATGATAAGGTGGTTCGTGAGTTAGTAGACCATGGCGTAAGTGTCGAAATTTGCCATGTCACCATGAAGGCACATCATTGGAAACCAGAAGATATCTTGCCGGAAGTGAAGATTGTTTATGATGCTTACACGCGCATTATCGACTTACAGATGCAAGGTTATGCCTATGTTAAATTTTCTGAGTGA
- the dapB gene encoding 4-hydroxy-tetrahydrodipicolinate reductase, translated as MDKQLRVAITGAAGRMGKNLIDAVHQAEGLCVSAAIARPNSSLVGADAGELAGIGTLGVKVVDQIEKVVNDFDVIIDFTTPEATLHNIKVCLANNKKMVIGTTGFDDAGLALIKEAAERTGIVFAANFSVGVNLCLKLLKQAAEVLNEGYDIEIIEGHHRHKVDAPSGTALRMGEVVADTLGRDLKECAVYGREGITGARDPNTIGFATVRAGDIVGDHTVLFATEGERVEITHKASSRMTFAKGAARSCLWLAEKENGLYDMQDVLNLR; from the coding sequence ATGGACAAGCAGTTAAGAGTAGCAATTACCGGTGCAGCAGGCCGAATGGGTAAAAATTTGATTGATGCCGTGCATCAAGCCGAAGGTTTATGTGTATCAGCTGCCATTGCTCGTCCTAACTCGTCTTTAGTTGGTGCTGATGCCGGAGAGCTTGCCGGAATCGGTACACTTGGCGTGAAGGTTGTTGATCAAATCGAGAAAGTTGTCAATGATTTTGATGTGATTATCGATTTCACCACGCCTGAAGCAACGCTTCATAACATTAAGGTATGTCTTGCGAATAATAAGAAAATGGTCATTGGCACGACTGGTTTTGATGACGCTGGCTTGGCATTAATTAAAGAAGCAGCTGAGCGCACGGGTATTGTCTTTGCGGCTAATTTTAGTGTTGGTGTAAATCTTTGTTTGAAGCTGTTGAAGCAAGCAGCAGAAGTGTTGAACGAAGGTTATGATATCGAGATCATAGAAGGTCATCATCGTCATAAAGTTGATGCGCCTTCAGGAACTGCATTGCGTATGGGAGAAGTGGTTGCCGATACGCTTGGACGTGATTTAAAAGAATGTGCAGTTTATGGTCGTGAAGGCATTACTGGCGCACGTGATCCAAATACCATCGGTTTTGCGACCGTTCGTGCTGGAGATATTGTTGGTGACCATACTGTATTGTTTGCGACTGAAGGTGAGCGTGTTGAAATTACACATAAAGCATCTAGCCGCATGACCTTTGCCAAGGGTGCTGCACGCTCTTGTCTGTGGCTCGCTGAAAAAGAAAATGGTCTATACGATATGCAGGATGTATTAAATCTTCGCTAA
- the dnaJ gene encoding molecular chaperone DnaJ, whose protein sequence is MSKRDYYEILEVTKTSSDGEIKKAYRKLAMRYHPDRNPDNKEAEDKFKEASEAYEILSDPQKRQAYDQFGHAGVDGSAGGGFGGFGGGGFADFGDIFGDIFGGGFRQSGPQPGNDLQYELEISLEEAVAGTTVDIRIPTKDFCEVCDGTGAEPGTEVDTCPTCHGSGQVRVQQGFFAVSRSCPTCHGSGKIIKSPCKSCRGEGYKHSHKTLNVKIPSGVDNGDRIRIQGEGEAGERGAPHGDLYVRIRVKDHKIFQRDGNTLFCELPLSFATAALGGAIDVPTLNGKASLKIPAGTQSGQRFKLSGKGVKSVRSSQTGDMIVQIHIETPVKLTQEQKDLLTQLDASLKGKHHKQHSPKEHSFFDSVKSFFTSDDDSDKKDKDGPWN, encoded by the coding sequence ATGAGCAAAAGAGATTACTACGAAATCCTAGAAGTGACAAAAACCTCTTCTGATGGAGAAATCAAAAAAGCGTATCGTAAGTTAGCGATGCGTTATCACCCTGATCGCAATCCCGATAATAAAGAAGCAGAAGATAAGTTTAAAGAAGCCTCTGAAGCTTATGAAATTCTTTCCGATCCGCAAAAACGTCAAGCTTATGATCAATTTGGTCATGCTGGTGTTGATGGTAGTGCTGGTGGTGGATTTGGCGGCTTCGGTGGTGGCGGTTTCGCTGATTTCGGTGATATCTTTGGCGATATCTTCGGTGGCGGGTTCCGTCAATCAGGGCCACAGCCAGGTAATGATTTGCAATATGAGTTGGAAATTTCTTTAGAAGAAGCGGTTGCTGGCACGACTGTTGATATTCGTATTCCAACCAAAGATTTTTGTGAAGTTTGTGATGGTACGGGAGCAGAACCAGGAACTGAAGTGGATACTTGCCCGACCTGTCACGGTAGTGGTCAAGTGCGTGTACAACAAGGTTTCTTTGCAGTGTCTCGTTCTTGTCCAACTTGTCATGGTTCAGGCAAAATTATTAAGTCTCCTTGTAAGTCTTGCCGTGGCGAAGGCTACAAACATAGTCACAAAACACTTAACGTTAAAATCCCTTCTGGGGTGGATAATGGCGACCGCATTCGTATACAAGGCGAAGGTGAAGCGGGTGAGCGTGGTGCACCGCATGGTGATTTGTATGTACGCATTCGCGTGAAAGATCACAAGATTTTCCAGCGTGATGGCAACACTTTATTCTGCGAGCTACCTTTGTCGTTCGCAACTGCCGCTTTGGGTGGGGCGATTGATGTACCTACCTTGAATGGTAAAGCCAGTTTGAAGATTCCTGCGGGAACTCAGTCAGGGCAAAGATTTAAGTTGTCTGGTAAAGGGGTTAAATCAGTTCGTTCATCTCAAACGGGTGATATGATTGTGCAAATTCACATCGAAACGCCAGTGAAGTTGACGCAAGAACAAAAAGATTTGCTGACGCAACTTGATGCTAGCTTGAAAGGTAAACATCATAAGCAACACAGTCCTAAAGAACATAGCTTCTTTGACTCGGTAAAATCTTTCTTTACGAGCGATGATGATTCCGATAAAAAAGATAAAGACGGCCCTTGGAACTAG
- the dnaK gene encoding molecular chaperone DnaK encodes MAKIIGIDLGTTNSCVAVMEGKDIKVIPNAEGARTTPSIVAYTQDGEVLVGDSAKRQAVTNPENTLFAIKRLIGRRADDAVVAKDKDMVPYKIVAADNGDAWVEVDGKKLSPQEVSARTLMKMKKTAEDYLGYEIKEAVVTVPAYFNDAQRQATKDAGKIAGLEVKRIINEPTAAALAYGMDKVKSDSKIAVYDLGGGTFDISIIEVADLDGEKQVEVLSTNGDTFLGGEDFDNVIVDYIAEEFKKDQNVDLKLDKLALQRVREAAEKAKIELSSREQTDINLPYVTADATGPKHLNMKITRAKFESLIEKLVARSIEPCKIALQDAGLSASEIDDVILVGGSTRVPMVQAKVKEFFGKEPRKDVNPDEAVAMGAAIQGGVLSGDVNDVLLLDVTPLSLGIETMGGVMTKLIEKNTTIPTRKSQTFSTAEDNQAAVTIHVLQGEREMASGNKSLGQFNLDEIPPAQRGTPQIEVTFDIDANGILNVSAKDKATNKEQHITIQASSGLSEEEVEAMVKDAEAHAAEDAKLKELVESRNQADAMIHGTKKLLEEQGEAVEAAEKEAIEKAVADLEEAIKGDSKEAIDEKSQALATASQKLAEKAYAQQAPEGADAGASQQGSSAADDDIVDAEFEEVNDDKK; translated from the coding sequence ATGGCTAAAATTATCGGGATTGACTTAGGAACCACTAACTCTTGTGTGGCAGTCATGGAAGGGAAAGACATCAAAGTTATTCCTAACGCTGAAGGCGCACGTACAACACCATCTATCGTTGCTTATACGCAAGACGGTGAAGTATTGGTAGGGGATTCTGCAAAGCGTCAAGCGGTCACTAACCCAGAAAACACTTTGTTCGCTATCAAGCGTTTGATTGGTCGTCGTGCTGATGATGCAGTTGTGGCTAAAGATAAAGACATGGTGCCTTACAAAATCGTTGCAGCTGACAATGGTGATGCTTGGGTAGAAGTAGATGGTAAAAAACTGTCTCCTCAAGAAGTATCTGCACGTACTTTGATGAAAATGAAGAAAACAGCAGAAGATTACCTAGGCTATGAAATCAAGGAAGCGGTTGTAACTGTTCCTGCTTACTTTAACGATGCGCAACGTCAAGCAACGAAAGATGCGGGTAAGATTGCCGGTCTTGAAGTTAAGCGTATCATCAACGAGCCAACTGCTGCGGCTTTGGCTTATGGTATGGACAAAGTTAAAAGCGACAGCAAAATCGCAGTTTATGACTTAGGTGGTGGTACTTTCGATATCTCTATCATCGAAGTTGCTGACCTAGACGGTGAGAAGCAAGTAGAAGTATTGTCTACTAACGGTGACACTTTCTTAGGTGGTGAAGACTTCGATAACGTAATCGTTGATTACATCGCTGAAGAATTCAAAAAAGACCAAAACGTTGATTTGAAACTAGACAAGCTAGCACTACAACGTGTTCGTGAAGCGGCAGAAAAAGCGAAGATTGAATTGTCTTCTCGTGAGCAAACTGACATCAACTTGCCTTACGTGACTGCGGATGCGACTGGTCCTAAGCATTTGAACATGAAAATCACTCGTGCTAAGTTTGAGTCTTTGATTGAGAAGCTAGTTGCTCGTTCTATCGAGCCATGTAAGATCGCATTGCAAGATGCTGGTCTGTCTGCTTCTGAAATCGACGATGTTATCTTGGTTGGTGGTTCAACTCGTGTACCAATGGTTCAAGCGAAGGTTAAAGAATTCTTCGGTAAAGAGCCACGTAAAGACGTTAACCCTGATGAAGCGGTAGCAATGGGTGCTGCGATTCAAGGTGGTGTACTTTCTGGTGACGTAAACGACGTACTATTACTTGACGTAACGCCTCTATCTCTAGGTATTGAGACAATGGGTGGTGTTATGACTAAGTTGATCGAGAAAAATACGACTATCCCAACACGTAAGTCGCAAACTTTCTCAACAGCAGAAGATAACCAAGCAGCGGTAACTATCCATGTATTGCAAGGTGAGCGTGAAATGGCATCTGGGAACAAATCTCTAGGTCAGTTCAACTTGGATGAAATCCCACCAGCACAACGTGGTACACCTCAAATTGAAGTAACTTTCGATATCGATGCTAACGGTATCTTGAACGTTTCTGCGAAAGATAAAGCAACTAACAAAGAGCAACACATCACGATACAGGCATCTTCTGGTCTATCTGAAGAAGAAGTCGAAGCAATGGTGAAAGATGCTGAAGCACATGCGGCAGAAGACGCTAAGCTGAAAGAACTTGTTGAGTCACGTAACCAAGCGGATGCAATGATTCACGGTACGAAGAAATTGCTTGAAGAGCAAGGTGAAGCAGTTGAAGCAGCAGAAAAAGAAGCAATTGAAAAAGCGGTTGCAGATTTGGAAGAAGCGATCAAAGGCGACAGCAAAGAAGCGATTGACGAGAAGTCACAAGCTTTGGCAACTGCAAGTCAGAAGCTAGCTGAAAAAGCTTACGCTCAGCAAGCTCCTGAAGGTGCGGATGCAGGTGCAAGCCAGCAAGGTTCTTCAGCAGCAGATGACGATATCGTTGATGCGGAGTTTGAAGAAGTAAACGACGATAAGAAGTAA
- the grpE gene encoding nucleotide exchange factor GrpE: protein MSKKEQAQAAEEQIPTVDSEMSEETQDAEQAVSNDLNAMLQEAQKEVEAQKDLAIRTLADMENLKRRTRIDVENAHKFALEKFVNALIPVLDSMEMGLEASNKEEATLDTIREGLEMTLKQTLDVLGSFSVERLDPKGEKFNPQHHEAMTMVPSPEHESNTVMDVIQKGYVLNERLVRPARVIVAQ from the coding sequence ATGTCTAAGAAAGAACAGGCTCAAGCAGCAGAAGAACAAATTCCAACAGTTGATTCAGAAATGTCTGAAGAAACACAAGATGCCGAGCAGGCGGTTTCAAATGATTTGAATGCCATGCTTCAAGAAGCACAAAAAGAAGTTGAAGCGCAAAAAGACTTGGCGATAAGAACCTTGGCCGATATGGAAAACCTAAAGCGCCGTACTCGTATCGACGTGGAAAACGCGCACAAGTTTGCATTGGAAAAATTCGTCAATGCTTTGATTCCAGTATTGGATTCTATGGAAATGGGACTAGAAGCTTCGAACAAAGAAGAGGCAACATTGGACACGATTCGCGAAGGACTTGAAATGACCCTTAAGCAAACGTTGGATGTTTTAGGTTCTTTCAGTGTTGAGCGTTTGGATCCAAAAGGTGAAAAATTCAACCCGCAACATCATGAAGCCATGACGATGGTGCCTTCACCAGAGCATGAGTCAAACACGGTGATGGATGTTATCCAGAAAGGGTATGTATTGAACGAGCGTTTGGTACGCCCGGCACGTGTAATCGTTGCGCAATAA
- the hrcA gene encoding heat-inducible transcriptional repressor HrcA: MNFNERSELLFKKLMSMYLNDGKPVGSTALAKLPEVGVSSATVRNVMADLERMGLIHSPHTSAGRIPTDLGFRVFVDTILTVEPLNQVDQDNIQQGFHRAQTQDELIGSASNILSSLTGMASLVMLPNKEQEVLRHIDFVRLGEKRLLVVLVLNDNDVQNRIIELEEPASESELLEVANYLNKHFVGHSLREVKEKLVNQMDEIRLDMNQLMRIIMDAADQVIDTKTQTNAPYFISGKTNLLNYQELADTDKLKALFQSFEQHSDMLNLLDKSMQAKGVQVFIGNECGHEIYQNCSIITTPYDVDGEVVGVLGVVGPSRMHYDHVVPRVDMTAKILSSLLKGNR, from the coding sequence ATGAACTTTAACGAACGATCCGAGCTTTTGTTTAAAAAATTGATGTCGATGTATTTGAATGACGGTAAACCTGTCGGTTCAACTGCTTTGGCAAAATTACCAGAAGTGGGGGTGAGTTCAGCGACCGTTCGAAATGTGATGGCCGACTTGGAGCGCATGGGGTTGATACATTCGCCGCATACTTCTGCCGGCCGTATTCCTACCGATTTGGGTTTTCGTGTTTTTGTCGATACGATTTTGACTGTAGAGCCTTTAAATCAAGTGGATCAAGACAATATTCAACAAGGGTTTCACCGAGCACAAACCCAAGATGAACTCATTGGTTCAGCGTCTAATATTTTATCGAGCCTAACGGGTATGGCGAGTTTGGTGATGTTGCCAAACAAAGAGCAAGAAGTGTTGCGTCATATTGATTTTGTTCGTTTGGGCGAAAAGCGTTTATTAGTGGTTTTGGTGCTCAATGATAATGACGTGCAGAATCGTATTATCGAGTTGGAAGAACCTGCCAGTGAATCTGAGCTGCTAGAAGTGGCTAACTACCTCAACAAACATTTTGTTGGGCACTCGTTACGAGAAGTGAAAGAAAAGTTGGTGAACCAAATGGATGAAATTCGTTTGGATATGAACCAACTGATGCGCATTATTATGGATGCAGCCGATCAGGTGATTGATACCAAAACACAAACGAATGCGCCTTACTTTATTTCCGGTAAAACCAATCTGCTTAATTATCAAGAGTTGGCCGATACCGACAAACTCAAAGCGCTGTTCCAGTCATTTGAACAGCACTCTGATATGTTAAATTTATTGGATAAATCCATGCAAGCCAAAGGCGTGCAGGTTTTTATTGGCAATGAGTGCGGTCATGAAATCTATCAAAACTGCAGTATTATCACTACGCCTTATGACGTGGACGGTGAAGTGGTCGGCGTGCTTGGCGTAGTAGGGCCTTCACGCATGCATTACGATCATGTCGTACCACGTGTTGATATGACGGCAAAAATTCTCAGCTCGCTTTTAAAGGGCAATCGTTAA
- a CDS encoding NAD(+) kinase, which yields MFSKIGIFGKYSGIQSWELIDKLIQYFQDKDKRIILDAYSCKDFPVERYGIEKLERDELLKEIDFAIVVGGDGTFLDVARTIVDYEVPILGINLGRLGFLTDVSPNLMIDTLDEVLEDNYQCEERNLLHVKIRLKNKLVFEQIAFNDVVLHKNDSPRMVEFETFVDDRFLSSQRSDGLIIATPTGSTAYALSAGGPIIDPDLDVMTLVSINPHTMSHRPLVVAGKSCVRIKPHDNCSGTASIICDGQISFQIGAKHEILVTRHPKFIKMVHPKDHDHYELLRAKLNWGQKL from the coding sequence ATGTTTAGTAAAATCGGCATTTTCGGCAAATACAGCGGCATTCAATCTTGGGAATTGATCGATAAGTTGATCCAATATTTTCAAGACAAAGATAAACGTATTATTCTCGATGCATACAGCTGCAAGGACTTTCCTGTAGAACGCTATGGCATCGAAAAGCTAGAACGTGATGAATTATTAAAAGAAATCGACTTTGCCATCGTCGTCGGTGGTGACGGTACATTTCTTGATGTCGCTCGCACCATCGTTGATTATGAAGTGCCTATTCTAGGTATTAACTTAGGCCGCCTAGGTTTCTTGACCGATGTTTCACCAAACTTGATGATTGATACGCTAGACGAAGTGCTTGAAGATAACTACCAATGCGAAGAGCGTAATCTGCTTCATGTCAAAATTCGTTTAAAAAATAAACTGGTTTTTGAACAAATCGCCTTTAATGATGTAGTGCTTCATAAAAACGATTCGCCTCGCATGGTCGAATTCGAAACCTTTGTTGATGACCGTTTTTTAAGTAGCCAGCGTTCAGACGGCTTGATTATTGCCACCCCAACAGGTTCAACCGCTTACGCCTTATCTGCCGGCGGCCCAATTATCGATCCGGATTTGGATGTCATGACATTGGTCTCCATTAACCCTCACACCATGAGTCACCGCCCCCTTGTGGTTGCGGGCAAAAGCTGTGTTCGCATCAAGCCACACGACAACTGTAGCGGTACGGCCTCTATCATTTGTGATGGGCAAATTTCTTTCCAAATCGGCGCTAAACACGAAATACTGGTGACACGCCATCCTAAGTTCATTAAGATGGTGCATCCAAAAGATCATGATCACTATGAACTGCTACGTGCTAAATTGAACTGGGGACAGAAATTGTAA